In Flavobacterium endoglycinae, one DNA window encodes the following:
- a CDS encoding L-threonylcarbamoyladenylate synthase, with protein sequence MAEFIKIYPDKPSEAAIAKVVKVLQNGGLVIYPTDTVYGLGCDITNSRALEKIAKIKGVKLEKANFSFICHDLSNLSDYVRQIDTSTFKILKRALPGPYTFILPGNNNLPKEFKKKTTVGIRVPDNNIILEIVRQLGNPVVSTSIRDEDDVIEYTTDPELIFEKWQNLVDMVIDGGYGDNVGSTIIDLSEHEPVVVREGKGDIDIL encoded by the coding sequence ATGGCCGAATTTATAAAAATATATCCCGATAAACCAAGCGAAGCTGCGATTGCAAAAGTTGTGAAAGTGCTTCAGAATGGTGGTTTGGTAATTTATCCTACTGACACCGTGTATGGTTTAGGATGTGATATTACCAATTCGAGAGCATTAGAGAAAATTGCAAAAATTAAAGGTGTTAAACTAGAGAAAGCCAATTTCTCGTTTATATGCCATGATCTGAGTAATTTGTCTGATTATGTTCGTCAAATCGATACGTCGACTTTTAAAATATTAAAAAGAGCCCTTCCTGGGCCGTATACTTTTATTTTACCAGGAAATAATAATTTACCAAAAGAGTTTAAGAAGAAAACTACCGTAGGTATTCGTGTTCCAGATAACAATATCATTTTAGAAATTGTCCGCCAGTTAGGAAATCCAGTTGTTTCGACTTCTATTCGTGATGAAGATGATGTAATTGAATATACTACAGATCCCGAACTAATTTTTGAAAAATGGCAGAATCTGGTAGATATGGTTATTGATGGTGGTTATGGAGACAACGTAGGGTCAACAATCATCGATCTTTCAGAGCATGAACCAGTTGTGGTAAGAGAAGGAAAAGGTGATATTGATATTTTGTAA
- a CDS encoding ATP-dependent helicase, with protein sequence MQKYIDQLNEAQRAPVLKKDGPMIIIAGAGSGKTRVLTIRIAYLMHQGVDAFNILSLTFTNKAAREMKHRISDIVGASEAKNLWMGTFHSIFARILRAESELLGYPSNFTIYDSQDSARLISSIIKEMQLDRDIYKPKQVLGRISSYKNSLITVKAYFNNPELIEADAMSKKPRLGEIYQQYVERCFKAGAMDFDDLLLKTNELLTRFPEVLAKYQNRFRYILVDEYQDTNHSQYLIVRALSDKFQNICVVGDDAQSIYAFRGANINNILNFQKDYEGVVMFRLEQNYRSTRNIVEAANTVMEHNKTKLDKVVWTANEFGPKIKVHRSLTDAEEGRFVASTIFEQKMQNQLHNGAFAILYRTNAQSRAMEDALRKRDIPYRIYGGLSFYQRKEIKDVLCYLRLVLNPKDEEALIRVINYPARGIGDTTVEKLTIAANHYKRSIWEVMVNIDKIDLKLNAGTKNKLKDFVTMIQSFQVIDQNQDAFYVTDHVAKKTGLVQELKKDATPEGMAKIQNIEELLNGIKDFTEGQREIDGARGALSEFMEDVALATDLDKDTNDDDRVALMTIHLAKGLEFSHVFVVGMEEDLFPSAMSMSTRSELEEERRLFYVALTRAEHQAYLTYAQSRYRWGKLTDSEPSRFIEEIEGQYLEYLTPAESNYRYKSPIDGDIFGDVDKSKLRLTKPVGGTPPKHITDNSPKPDLNIRKLKPVAGTNPNAIAPNLFDGKLTIGNVVMHERFGKGEVINLEGVGPDRKAEIKFEVGGIKKLLLRFAKLDVIG encoded by the coding sequence ATGCAGAAATATATTGACCAGCTCAACGAAGCGCAGAGAGCACCTGTTTTAAAAAAAGACGGGCCAATGATTATTATTGCTGGTGCAGGTTCGGGGAAAACCCGTGTTTTAACAATTAGGATTGCCTATTTAATGCATCAGGGAGTCGATGCCTTTAATATTTTGTCGCTTACGTTTACGAATAAAGCGGCGAGGGAAATGAAACACAGGATTTCGGATATTGTGGGAGCATCTGAAGCCAAAAACCTCTGGATGGGAACTTTCCATTCCATTTTTGCCCGTATTCTTCGTGCAGAATCGGAACTTCTAGGATATCCTTCCAATTTTACGATTTATGATTCTCAGGATTCGGCTAGACTGATTTCTTCTATTATTAAAGAAATGCAGCTGGATCGTGATATTTATAAGCCAAAACAAGTTTTAGGACGTATTTCAAGTTATAAAAACAGCTTAATTACTGTAAAAGCATATTTCAATAATCCAGAATTGATTGAAGCCGATGCTATGTCTAAAAAGCCGAGATTAGGTGAAATCTATCAGCAGTATGTGGAACGCTGTTTTAAAGCCGGCGCCATGGATTTTGATGATTTGCTATTGAAAACCAATGAATTGCTGACTCGCTTTCCAGAAGTTTTAGCAAAATATCAAAACCGCTTTCGATATATTTTGGTTGATGAGTACCAGGATACGAATCACTCTCAGTATTTGATTGTTAGAGCTTTATCAGATAAATTTCAAAATATTTGTGTAGTTGGAGATGATGCGCAGAGTATTTATGCTTTCCGTGGAGCGAACATCAATAATATTTTGAACTTCCAGAAGGATTATGAAGGTGTGGTCATGTTCCGTTTGGAGCAGAATTACCGTTCGACGCGAAACATTGTGGAAGCTGCGAATACGGTAATGGAGCATAATAAAACCAAACTGGATAAAGTTGTTTGGACAGCAAATGAATTTGGACCAAAAATTAAAGTCCACAGAAGTTTAACGGATGCCGAAGAAGGTCGTTTTGTTGCTAGCACTATTTTCGAACAGAAAATGCAAAATCAATTGCATAATGGCGCTTTTGCTATTTTGTACCGTACAAATGCACAATCTCGAGCGATGGAGGATGCGTTAAGAAAACGTGATATTCCGTATAGAATTTATGGTGGTTTGTCTTTCTATCAGCGTAAAGAAATTAAAGACGTTTTATGTTATTTGCGTTTGGTTTTGAATCCGAAAGATGAAGAAGCTTTAATTCGTGTCATCAATTATCCAGCACGTGGAATTGGTGATACAACGGTAGAAAAACTGACTATTGCTGCCAATCATTACAAACGTTCGATTTGGGAAGTAATGGTCAATATTGATAAAATCGACTTAAAGCTGAATGCGGGTACAAAAAACAAATTAAAGGATTTTGTTACGATGATTCAGAGTTTTCAAGTTATCGATCAGAATCAGGATGCTTTTTATGTTACCGATCATGTTGCTAAGAAAACAGGTTTGGTTCAGGAATTAAAGAAAGATGCTACTCCAGAAGGAATGGCAAAAATTCAGAATATCGAAGAACTTTTAAACGGTATTAAAGATTTTACCGAAGGACAAAGAGAAATTGACGGAGCAAGAGGTGCGCTTTCTGAATTTATGGAAGATGTAGCTTTGGCAACAGATCTGGATAAAGATACAAATGATGATGATCGTGTGGCGTTAATGACAATTCACCTAGCCAAAGGATTAGAGTTTTCTCATGTTTTTGTAGTTGGTATGGAAGAAGATTTGTTTCCTAGTGCAATGAGTATGAGTACAAGAAGTGAATTAGAAGAGGAACGTCGTTTGTTTTATGTAGCATTAACTCGTGCAGAGCATCAAGCATATTTAACTTACGCTCAGTCGCGTTACCGCTGGGGAAAATTAACTGATAGTGAACCATCTCGTTTTATTGAAGAGATTGAAGGACAATATTTAGAATATTTAACTCCTGCTGAAAGTAATTATCGCTACAAATCGCCAATTGATGGAGATATTTTTGGTGATGTTGATAAATCAAAACTGAGATTAACAAAACCAGTTGGAGGAACACCGCCTAAACACATTACAGATAATAGTCCGAAACCGGATCTAAATATTAGAAAACTGAAACCAGTTGCTGGAACTAATCCAAATGCTATTGCACCAAATTTGTTTGATGGCAAATTAACCATTGGAAATGTAGTTATGCATGAACGTTTTGGAAAAGGCGAAGTGATTAATCTTGAAGGTGTTGGTCCTGATAGAAAAGCAGAGATTAAATTTGAAGTAGGAGGAATTAAGAAATTACTTTTAAGATTTGCTAAACTGGATGTTATTGGATAG
- a CDS encoding sulfite exporter TauE/SafE family protein has protein sequence MDSYIIIFLCLAAFAAGFIDAIVGGGGLIQTPMGLILLPNLPVSTVVGTLKIPAFSGTAFAAFQYLKKVVIQWKLLIIMMCLAVPSAFLGSTILTLVSNDFMKPLLLVVLSLLFIYTYAKKNFGQHVVKDHSATTQIIYAVVISVIVGFYDGFIGPGTGSFFVVAFIALLGFDFLHASANAKMVNLATNFGSICLFMIKGKIIWSIAIPMAVSNGLGGWLGAKLAINKGNSFIRIFFLVVVVGTLIRFAYDVFFK, from the coding sequence ATGGATTCGTATATCATTATTTTTCTTTGTTTAGCCGCTTTTGCAGCTGGATTTATTGATGCAATTGTAGGCGGTGGTGGTTTAATCCAGACTCCAATGGGACTAATTCTTTTACCAAATCTTCCAGTTTCGACAGTGGTAGGAACTTTAAAAATTCCTGCTTTTAGCGGTACTGCTTTTGCTGCTTTCCAATACTTGAAAAAAGTGGTTATTCAGTGGAAATTATTAATTATAATGATGTGTCTGGCAGTTCCGTCAGCATTTTTGGGATCGACAATTTTGACTTTAGTAAGTAATGATTTTATGAAACCACTTTTATTGGTCGTTTTGTCTTTATTATTCATTTACACTTACGCCAAGAAAAACTTCGGACAACATGTTGTTAAAGATCATTCGGCAACAACACAAATAATTTATGCGGTTGTCATTAGTGTAATCGTTGGCTTTTATGATGGATTTATCGGTCCAGGAACTGGAAGTTTTTTTGTGGTAGCGTTCATAGCCCTTTTAGGATTTGATTTTCTTCATGCTTCTGCGAATGCTAAAATGGTAAATCTGGCGACTAATTTTGGATCAATTTGTTTATTTATGATAAAAGGAAAAATTATCTGGTCAATTGCAATTCCTATGGCTGTAAGCAATGGATTAGGCGGATGGTTAGGTGCAAAACTGGCTATTAACAAAGGAAACAGCTTTATTAGAATTTTCTTTTTAGTAGTTGTTGTGGGAACTCTGATTCGTTTTGCTTATGATGTATTTTTTAAATGA
- a CDS encoding DUF7935 family protein encodes MDFTRIIELASYTLPAIITGLVAYRFFELHIKNNDRKRAFLLNREAHKESLPIRLQAYERMTLFLERINLTKLLIRISPISQNKHDYENYVIDQIEQEFEHNLTQQIYMSDECWTIITTAKNATIQMIRKAAMSDKVDNADKLREVILNDLLEKQSPSNAALGFIKNEVAELW; translated from the coding sequence ATGGATTTTACAAGAATTATAGAATTAGCCAGCTATACACTGCCTGCAATTATTACCGGATTGGTAGCATATCGTTTTTTTGAACTGCACATTAAAAACAATGACAGAAAACGTGCTTTTTTATTGAACAGAGAAGCTCATAAAGAATCACTTCCCATTCGTTTACAAGCTTACGAACGTATGACTTTGTTTTTAGAACGTATCAATCTGACGAAATTATTAATTAGAATTTCACCGATTTCACAAAACAAGCATGATTACGAAAACTATGTAATTGACCAAATCGAACAAGAATTCGAACATAATTTAACACAGCAGATTTATATGTCTGATGAATGCTGGACAATCATTACAACTGCTAAAAACGCAACCATCCAGATGATTCGTAAAGCTGCTATGAGCGATAAAGTAGACAATGCAGACAAATTACGTGAAGTAATCTTGAATGATTTATTAGAAAAACAATCTCCAAGTAATGCCGCTTTAGGATTTATCAAAAATGAAGTCGCTGAACTTTGGTAA
- a CDS encoding patatin-like phospholipase family protein, which produces MRALVISGGGSKGAFAGGVAQYLIEEKKHEYDLYLGTSTGSLLIPHLALGHIKQIHSIYTNVTMASIFNICPFVVKNKDGVDIVTINHFNVLRQFFKGKRTFGESKGLKKYIQNNFSLTDFNKLKKLKTDVIVTVTNFTKNESEYKSVKDCTYEEFCEWSWISSNYVPFMSLVTKNNSEYGDGGFSSLVPIREAINRGATEIDVIILETEVNTNKMVIGKNPFSLMIDLFRIALDQVEKHDIAIGKLMANSKNVKLNLYYTPTKLTDNALIFNKEIMKEWWEQGYEYAQNKSEVMSDNRKL; this is translated from the coding sequence ATGAGAGCATTAGTTATTTCTGGCGGTGGAAGTAAAGGCGCATTTGCCGGCGGAGTTGCGCAATATTTAATCGAAGAAAAAAAACATGAATACGATTTATATTTAGGTACATCGACGGGAAGTTTACTTATTCCGCATCTCGCTTTAGGTCATATTAAGCAAATCCATTCGATTTATACTAATGTTACCATGGCAAGTATATTTAATATTTGTCCGTTTGTAGTTAAAAATAAAGATGGTGTAGATATTGTTACCATTAATCACTTTAATGTACTGCGCCAGTTTTTTAAAGGAAAACGTACTTTTGGAGAAAGCAAAGGCTTAAAAAAATACATTCAGAATAATTTTTCTCTTACTGATTTTAATAAATTGAAAAAGCTTAAAACAGATGTTATAGTTACCGTAACCAATTTTACTAAAAACGAATCAGAATACAAATCTGTAAAAGATTGTACGTATGAAGAATTTTGTGAATGGTCTTGGATTTCAAGTAACTACGTTCCGTTTATGAGTTTAGTGACCAAAAATAACTCTGAATATGGTGATGGTGGATTTTCGAGTCTGGTTCCTATTCGTGAAGCAATTAACCGCGGTGCTACAGAAATAGACGTAATTATATTAGAAACAGAAGTTAATACAAACAAAATGGTTATTGGGAAAAATCCATTTTCATTGATGATTGACTTATTTAGAATTGCCTTAGATCAAGTTGAAAAACACGATATTGCTATTGGAAAACTTATGGCAAATAGCAAGAATGTAAAACTTAATTTATATTATACACCAACAAAACTCACCGATAATGCTTTGATTTTTAATAAAGAAATAATGAAAGAATGGTGGGAACAAGGCTATGAATATGCTCAAAATAAATCGGAAGTTATGAGTGATAACAGAAAACTATAA
- a CDS encoding M1 family metallopeptidase encodes MKYIFLFITSFVFAQQTKYVDFKSVSGQLTIYSTPKIISGEVDYTFEVLQPIDTIKIDGKNMEFTNVQIDGQDVIFLNTTKELQIINNFQKGLKHLTFKYNVKPKQALYFVDIENNDVQIWTQGQGRYTSNWFPSFDDVNEKVIFNLGITYDKEYQVVSNGILKSKTEKINQIHWQYEMEKPMSSYLLVLSIGKYDRKDFRSKSKIPLEYYVENKDSARFEPTYRYSKRIFDFLEKEIGVKYPWKIFRNIPVRDFLYAGMENTTATLFATRYVVDDIGFADRNYANVDAHELAHHWFGDLITAESSTHHWLQEGFATYYALLAERNIFGDDYFYAKLYDTAQQIKFASRTDHVPVLDAKASSLTFYEKGAWTLFVLHETIGDKAFKRAVKNYLNKYAFKNVNTQNFFDEVKKVTDFDLVQFQKTWLESTTFDTPTANALLSKNKAIQVRLEVDKLKKTPLADKIDFLTKTLDSDVYYSVKEAIIAQLQNEIYESKKELLLKAMHQNNIQVRQTLAGTLSKIPEDFRTEYETLLDDKSYQTQEIALFYLWKNFPDRRKEYLDKSKNWIGFNDYNLRTLWLSLALSTPDYSSNPEELITELIGFSTTKYEATTRQNALEKLIAFKIINDQVLVNLVNATTHHMWQFSKFGRDSIRTLLKNSEMRASFNRILPNLNPDEQFQLNRLLKE; translated from the coding sequence ATGAAATATATTTTCCTTTTTATAACGTCCTTCGTTTTTGCACAACAAACCAAATATGTTGATTTTAAATCCGTTTCAGGGCAACTAACGATATACAGCACTCCAAAAATAATTTCTGGTGAAGTCGATTATACTTTCGAAGTGCTTCAGCCAATCGACACTATCAAAATAGATGGGAAAAACATGGAGTTTACCAATGTTCAGATTGATGGACAAGATGTAATTTTTTTGAATACCACTAAAGAATTACAAATCATAAATAATTTTCAAAAAGGCCTTAAACACTTAACATTTAAATATAATGTAAAACCAAAACAAGCTTTGTATTTTGTTGATATTGAAAACAATGATGTACAAATCTGGACACAAGGGCAGGGAAGATATACCAGTAATTGGTTCCCCAGTTTTGATGATGTAAATGAAAAAGTTATTTTCAATTTAGGGATAACTTACGATAAAGAGTATCAAGTTGTTTCGAACGGTATTTTGAAAAGTAAAACCGAAAAAATTAATCAGATTCATTGGCAGTATGAAATGGAAAAACCAATGAGCTCTTATTTGTTGGTTCTTTCTATTGGTAAATACGATAGAAAAGATTTTCGTTCTAAATCGAAAATCCCGCTTGAGTATTATGTAGAAAACAAAGATTCTGCTCGTTTTGAACCAACTTATCGCTATTCAAAACGCATTTTTGATTTTCTGGAAAAGGAAATTGGAGTTAAATATCCATGGAAAATATTTAGAAATATTCCAGTTCGTGACTTTTTGTACGCCGGAATGGAAAATACCACTGCAACACTTTTTGCAACACGTTACGTGGTTGACGATATTGGTTTTGCTGACCGAAATTATGCAAATGTTGACGCTCATGAATTGGCGCATCATTGGTTTGGAGATTTGATAACTGCCGAAAGCAGCACTCATCATTGGCTTCAAGAAGGGTTTGCTACATATTATGCGTTACTTGCGGAACGCAATATTTTTGGTGACGATTATTTTTATGCCAAACTTTACGATACCGCGCAGCAGATTAAATTTGCTTCTAGAACAGATCATGTTCCGGTTTTAGATGCCAAAGCAAGTTCGCTGACGTTCTATGAAAAAGGCGCATGGACGCTTTTTGTATTACACGAAACCATTGGCGATAAAGCGTTTAAAAGAGCGGTGAAAAATTATCTCAATAAATACGCTTTTAAGAATGTAAATACGCAGAATTTCTTTGATGAAGTCAAAAAAGTAACTGACTTTGATTTGGTTCAGTTTCAGAAAACTTGGCTTGAATCAACGACTTTTGATACGCCAACTGCCAACGCTTTGTTGAGTAAAAACAAAGCAATTCAAGTCCGGTTAGAAGTCGATAAATTAAAGAAAACACCTTTAGCAGACAAAATTGATTTTCTAACAAAAACTCTAGATTCAGATGTTTATTATTCAGTAAAAGAAGCTATTATAGCCCAATTGCAAAATGAAATCTATGAAAGCAAAAAGGAATTGTTATTGAAAGCAATGCATCAGAATAATATTCAAGTACGTCAGACTCTTGCAGGAACTTTGTCCAAAATACCAGAAGATTTTAGAACAGAATATGAAACTTTGCTAGATGACAAATCGTATCAAACACAAGAGATTGCTTTGTTTTATTTATGGAAAAACTTTCCTGATCGTAGAAAAGAATATCTAGATAAATCTAAAAACTGGATTGGTTTTAACGATTATAATTTACGGACTTTATGGCTTTCTTTGGCATTATCAACTCCAGATTATAGTTCAAATCCAGAAGAACTCATTACTGAATTGATTGGTTTTTCGACGACCAAATATGAAGCAACAACACGTCAGAATGCTTTAGAAAAATTGATTGCTTTTAAAATCATTAACGATCAGGTTCTTGTAAATCTTGTAAACGCAACCACACATCATATGTGGCAGTTTTCTAAGTTTGGAAGAGATTCTATCAGAACTTTATTGAAAAATTCAGAAATGCGTGCTTCATTTAATAGAATTTTGCCTAATTTGAACCCCGATGAACAATTTCAGCTGAATCGTTTGTTGAAAGAGTAA
- a CDS encoding transposase has protein sequence MTLFKDKFRTISNRLKNWDYSSEAIYFITIVTKGRKCIFGNIEGDKMILNHNGKIIEKELLKSITIRKNWFFHNWVIMPNHIHLLIEIKNNEVSNVETHSSASTHSISTTQNNDSHISLTTNKGDTHCSASLQNQSEPKLSRKPNSISSFIAVFKSLTTKQINDIDSIWQANYHDHIVRNYKTFETIYDYIKNNPISWEKDSINSTFQ, from the coding sequence ATGACATTATTTAAAGACAAGTTCAGAACAATTTCAAATAGATTGAAAAATTGGGATTATTCAAGTGAAGCAATTTATTTTATTACAATAGTCACTAAAGGCAGGAAATGCATATTTGGGAATATTGAAGGTGATAAAATGATTTTAAATCATAATGGAAAAATTATAGAAAAAGAGCTCTTGAAATCAATAACTATTCGTAAAAATTGGTTTTTTCACAATTGGGTTATCATGCCAAATCACATTCATTTGTTAATTGAAATTAAAAATAATGAAGTTTCTAACGTAGAGACGCACAGCAGTGCGTCTACCCATAGTATTTCTACGACACAAAATAATGACTCTCATATTTCTTTGACGACAAATAAAGGTGACACGCACTGCAGTGCGTCTCTACAAAACCAATCAGAACCAAAATTGTCCAGAAAACCAAATTCTATTTCATCCTTTATTGCCGTTTTTAAATCACTAACGACCAAACAAATAAATGATATTGATTCCATTTGGCAGGCAAATTATCATGATCATATTGTTCGAAATTATAAAACATTTGAAACAATTTATGATTATATTAAAAATAATCCAATATCTTGGGAGAAAGATTCTATAAATTCAACTTTTCAATGA
- a CDS encoding Dph6-related ATP pyrophosphatase, whose protein sequence is MPAPIKALFNWSSGKDSALSLYKILQNPAYKIEYLLTSVNQQYQRISMHGVRTELLKAQAESIGIPLKIMEIPEMPTMEVYEEVMTKTLTDFKNNGITHSVFGDIFLEDLRKYRENQLAKIGFEGVFPIWKIPSHDLINEFISLGFKTIVVCVNERYLDKSFVGRVIDQDFINDLPENVDVCGENGEFHTFTFDGPIFSKPIDFEIGEIVYRKYEKPKNQNPSNTACDTDSSDAFDYGFWYCDLIKTS, encoded by the coding sequence GTGCCAGCACCTATAAAAGCCCTTTTTAACTGGAGCAGCGGAAAAGATTCTGCTCTTTCTTTATATAAAATACTGCAGAATCCTGCCTATAAAATTGAATATCTGCTGACAAGTGTCAACCAGCAATATCAGCGAATTTCGATGCATGGTGTTCGTACCGAATTACTGAAAGCACAAGCCGAAAGTATTGGCATACCTCTCAAAATCATGGAAATTCCGGAAATGCCAACTATGGAAGTTTACGAAGAAGTTATGACCAAAACACTAACAGATTTCAAAAATAACGGAATCACGCATTCGGTTTTTGGTGATATATTTCTAGAAGATTTAAGAAAATACCGTGAGAACCAACTAGCGAAAATTGGTTTTGAAGGTGTTTTTCCAATCTGGAAAATTCCGTCACATGATTTGATTAATGAATTTATTTCATTGGGATTTAAAACTATTGTGGTTTGTGTAAACGAACGTTATTTGGATAAAAGTTTTGTGGGACGTGTAATCGATCAGGATTTTATAAATGATCTTCCTGAAAATGTAGATGTTTGCGGAGAAAACGGAGAATTTCACACTTTTACTTTCGATGGACCTATTTTCTCTAAACCTATTGATTTTGAAATAGGCGAAATTGTATATCGAAAATATGAAAAACCAAAAAACCAAAATCCCTCAAATACAGCTTGTGACACTGATTCTTCCGACGCTTTTGACTATGGCTTTTGGTATTGTGATTTAATTAAAACCAGCTGA
- a CDS encoding DUF1697 domain-containing protein, which produces MTTHLALLRGINVSGHNMMKMEALKTMLENLGFQNVRTYLQSGNVFVDSEEEPSKVGFMIKQEIFKVFGHEVPVVMITKENLESCFANNPYLKEKDCDTKKLYVAFVSTTLKKENINDLKISQFKPDEASIDENRIFIKYAVGAGKTRFDQKYIEKKLNVTATIRNWNTVTNLLKMYSE; this is translated from the coding sequence ATGACAACACATTTAGCGCTTTTGAGAGGAATTAATGTTTCCGGACATAATATGATGAAAATGGAAGCTTTAAAAACCATGCTGGAAAATCTCGGCTTTCAAAATGTTCGTACCTATCTGCAATCGGGAAATGTATTTGTAGATAGCGAAGAAGAGCCTTCAAAAGTGGGTTTTATGATTAAACAGGAAATCTTTAAAGTTTTTGGGCATGAAGTTCCTGTTGTCATGATTACCAAAGAAAATTTAGAATCGTGTTTTGCTAACAATCCTTATTTGAAAGAAAAAGATTGTGACACTAAAAAGCTTTATGTGGCTTTTGTTTCAACGACTTTGAAAAAAGAAAATATAAACGATTTAAAAATCAGTCAGTTTAAACCAGATGAGGCAAGTATTGATGAAAATAGGATTTTTATAAAATATGCAGTTGGGGCAGGCAAAACCCGTTTCGATCAAAAATACATCGAGAAAAAACTGAATGTTACTGCTACGATTAGAAATTGGAATACAGTGACAAACTTACTTAAAATGTATTCGGAATAA